The following nucleotide sequence is from Halapricum desulfuricans.
CTCCCGGACGGGGACGTAGACGACGCCCGCCGCTCCCGCGAGGAGTTCGACCTTGCGCCGCTCGGACACCGTCCCGAGGAACTCGACGTTGGGAGGTGCGTCGTGGCCGATATCGGCCGACCCGATGCTCCCGGTCGACGCGCCGACGACCTTCAGCGGCCGGCCCGAACGGGCGAACGCCTCCAGCACGAGTTCCGGGCGCTTCTCGGGGACGAGCCGACCGACGAACAGGAAGTACGGGTCGCGTTCGTCCGGATCGCCGTCCTGTGGACTGTCACTTTCTCGCCCACCGCCGTCCGACCCGTCCATGTCGGGCAGGTCGACCGGCGGATAGACGACCGTCGCCTCCCGCCGGTAGTAGCGTCTGATCCGCTCGCGGACGAGGTCGCTGTTGGCGAGGAAGGCGTCCACGCGGTCGGCGCTGCGCCCGTCAAGCAGGTCGATCGCCGTCAGGTACAGTCGGGCGACGACCCGTGCCGGCGTCGGGAGTCGCTCGAGCGTGTCGGCCAGCAGGTCGTTTGCCGGGCGGTACGGCGAGTGACAGTAGTTCAGCAGGTACTGCCCGTCAGTCGTCCGGTACTGGCGGCTGGCCCACCCCGAGGAGACGACGAGGTCGAACTCCCGGAGCGGGGCCGTCTGCCAGTCGAAGACGAGGCTCAGCTCCTTGAGTCCGCTTCGCGTGAGCACGCCGAAACGGTCGTACTTCTCGTCGGCGAACGTCCGGAGAGCGACTCCGCGATCGGCGGCCGCCGCGCGGGCCTGCGCTCCGGCGGCGGGCGTCACGACGGGCGCGTTCAGGGCGTCTCCGATCCGAAGCGCGACCCGTTCGGCGCCGCCGAACTCCCACAGCTGGTCGTGGGCGACGGCGATATCGAGGTCGTCAATCGGTGTGTTGGGATCTGTCATCCAGACGCACCTCCCGAGTGTGATTCGTTCACGACGCGCCCGTTCCCCGTCGCGGTCCGGTTTTCGGCCCGGTCGAGGTAGACGGCCGTCTCCCCGGCGCTGTAGATCCGGGCCGAGTCGGGGAGCACCGTCTGCTCGAAGGGGATAAAGCGCGTGTTCCCGAACCGCTGGTCGCCCTCGAGGTAGTTGATCGCGCCGGTTCGAGCGCTGTACTCGCCGACGAAGACGTAGCCCGCACCGCTGGAGACGTTACGGCGAACGAGCGCGCCGAAGGGGCCGGGCGGTCGCTTCTCGGACGGTTCGGTGTAGTAGAAGTACGAGGGGTAGGGGTCGGTCGCCTCCGAGCCGTAGACGCGGACGCCGTCGACGCCGTGCTCGTGGAGCCAGCCCGCGCCCTCGACGTCCGTTCGCGGCGTGTAATGCGCGTAGAGGTGAAACACCTCGGGGGGAGTCCCCTCGGCGAGCGTGCGTTCGCGGTCCACGAGGGGCTGGGTCGAGCGTTCCTCGGTCACCGTCGCGGCGACGACGCCCCCGTTGATCAGAAGCAGTGCGGCGAGGACGACCGGCACGCCCACCGCGAAGGCGGTCGATCGACGTTCGTCGCCGCCGGCGAAAGCGCCGCGCGATCCAATCCGTCCGAACGGCCCGACGCGGTCGGACCCGCGAGCGAGCCACGCGAGGGCGAGCTCGACCCCCGTGCGTATCGCGTCGAACAGGACGAAGACGTACGGGAAGAGGACGGCACCGGCGATCAGGTACGAGCGCTCGATGCCGAGGATCGTCGTCGGGGCGAGCCCGGACACCAGCACCCCGAGCGCGGCGACCGTCGCCGCGACGTAGAACCCGCTGTCGGCCACGACGGGATGACGACGCCCGACGTCGGCCCGGACCGCGTCGAGTCGATCGGCGACTGACCGGGGCACCAGCCAGTTCAGCGGCGGGTAGCCCGACGCGACGAACAGCGCGCCGAACCCGACCAGCAGCGTGAGGGCGACGAACTCGATCTGGATCAGTTCGTAGGTGAGCGAGAACGTCTCCGCGGTCGCCGCGCCGGCCGCGCTCTCGTCGAACGAGAGGTCGCCGGCGAGCACGCGCCCGACGACCTGTGCGCTCGCCCCGACGACGACCTCCAGCGCCTCCCCGCCCGCGAACCGCGAGTACCAGACGTGCGTGAGCACGACAGTCAACACCGCCGTCGCCGCCGAGACGGCCGGGCGGATCGACTCGCGGACGCCGAACAACGCCGCGTAGAGCACGCAGACGGCCAGCACCCACACGAGGAGGATCGCCGTCCCGTAGAAGGACGTGACGACGACGAACGTGGCCGCCACCGCGACCGCCGCCTTGCCCGTGTAGTCCAGATCGCTGTCGGCGGCCGCGAAGACGATCGCAAGCAGTCCCAGCACGCCGAACGCCGTCCTCGTGTCCAGCGAATACCGCGTGAAGAACGGGTGGAGATACAGGAACAAAAGCGTCGAGAACAGCGTCGTCCGCCGCCCGAAGTAGCGTTCGTAGGTCGTGTACAGCCCGATCGCGACCGTCGCGAACAGGAACGGGTGGACGAGCCGGTATTCCAGTTCGAGCGGGAGGCCGGTCAGTTGCGCGTGGACCGGGTGCAGGACCGTCAGGCGCAACATTGCGTTCTTGTTCACGACGAGCGCGGGGTCCCAGTAACCGGCCGACAGCGCCAGGTTCGAGAAGTAGTACTCGTAGTTGGCGTCCCCGGCCTTGAGGAACTCAGTCATCACCGTGTTCTGGAGCAACAGCGCGAGCGCGACGGCGTAGCTGACGAGCAGTCGCTCGGAGCGATCGAAGCGCGCGAGAACGGCCACCAGCGGCACGGCGGCGAGGGCGACGAGCGCACCGAGCGCGTACGCGTTCGGCCCGTCGACCGTCAGGACGGCCGCTCCGACCGCCGAAAGCACCGGAAACGCGACCGCGACGACGGCGACGGACGGGCGGACGGCCCCCGCGGCCGCCAGTCGGGGAAGCGACACGGGCGGCTTCCGGATCGCGACGGCGGCCGCGAGGGCCGCGACCACGCCGACCGTGCCGCCGACCACGAACGGCTCCGACAGCGGCGGAGCGACGCCCCACGGCCAGACGCCGTAGGCCAGACTCGCGAGTCCGAACAGCGCCGACAGCACGGCCGTGCTCGCGATGACAGCGTAAACGAGCGTCGACGCCCGCCGCAAGGAGACGCCGGCGAGCGCCAGCACGAGCGCTCCGGGGACCAGCCCCGCGTAGGGGATCGCCAGCGCGGCCCGGAACGCGCCGACGCCGGCGGCCACGCCCGCAGCCTGTAACGCCGCCGCCGCGACGAGCGCGACCGTCCACAGCGCGACGACGGCGAGCAACCGCCACAGGTCCTGTTGCAGGCCAGCGCTCGCCCGATCGATCGCGTTCGACGCGCCGTTCATCGCTCTCCCCGACGTTCCGTTCCGGCTCCGATCTCCTCGTATATCTCGACGATCTCGGCGGCCTTCGATCGCCAGGAATACCGCTCCTGACACAGCGACCGTGCGGCCGCAGCGTCGAACGTCTCCCGGCCGAGGACCGTCCCGATGGCCTCGGCGAGCGCGCGCTCGTCGCCGGGCTCGACGACGGCCCCGAGATCGTGATCGCGCACGTCTTCGGCGACGCCGACCACGTCCGTACAGACCACGGGGACGCCACAGGACAGCGCCTCCAGCAACACCAGCCCGAACCCCTCCTGGTCGCCGTCGGTCGAGGGGAGGACGAACGTGTCGGCGGCGTTGTAGGCGTCGACGAGTTCGGTCGTCGAGAGCCGACCGGCGAACGCGACGCGGTCAGCGATGCCCAGCCGTTCGGCCCGTTGCTCGTACCCGTCACGGGCGTCGCCGTCGCCGCCGACGACCAGTCGCGGCGGCTCCGACAGCGCGTCGCTCGCAAGCGCCGCAAGCAGCACGTCAAGCCCCTTGTACGCGTGGAACTCGTCCAGCACGCTCAGGAAGAAGACGTTGCGACCGTCGGGGTCGAACCCGAGTTCGCGCTGCCGGTCCGGCGGGACGTCTCCGGGGGCAAACAGGTCCGTATCGACGCCGTTCGAGACGACCCGGACCTTCCCGGCGAACGGCTCCAAATGTGGCGACCGCCCCAGGTACGCGGGCTGGGTGATGAGGATCCGGTCGGCGGTCCGCAGCGTCGCCCGCAGGACCGTCCGGTTGTACAGCCGCGCGACGCGGTCGGCCAGCCCGGTGCCGACGATGTCGTTGTGATAGGTGACGACGACCGGTCGGTCCGCGAGGTGGCCGAGGAACGCGCTGACGTCGGCCGACCACGGCGTCGGAAGGTGGGTGTGGACGACGTCGGCCCGACGGAGTTCGCGGAGCAGCGCCACGGGCAACCCCGGCGTGAGGTCGGTGTTGGCGATCCGGCCGGTCGTCCGCAGGCGATGGACCTCGATCCCGTCGACGGTTTCGAGCGCCGGCGCGTCGACGTCGGGGTCGGCACAGACGACAGAGACCTCGTGGCCCGCCTCGACGAGCGCCCGCGACAGCGAGTGGACGTACGTCTCCACACCCCCGATCGACGGCGCGAAACGAACGGGTGTCTGGAGGACGCGCATACACGATTCACGGTCGCTGCCGGCAAAAAGATTCCCTCGCACGCGGTCGGCCCCGAAAGCTATACCCTTCTGCCGCGTTAATTATACATTAACTGATAGTCATGGCTTCCCCTCCCGACGCGGCCGTAGCGTTGCCCGGAATGGCAAGTGCTCTCGTGGCTCACAGCGTCCGATCCAGCTTGAGGTCCGGGAGATGACCGGCGACCAGCAGGCGGAGTCAGGGGAGGACGCAGGTTCCGCCGGCGATACGACTGATCCCGATGCGGTGTCGTTTCTCGGCCCGGACAGCGAAGTGACGCCGGTCCTGAGCGTCGTCATCCCGACGATGGACGAGGAGGACGGCATCCGGCCGACGCTCGAATCCCTCCGCGAGGGCGTCGCACAGCTCGGCGTGCCGACGGAGGTGATCGTCGCTGACAGCTCCAGCGACCGGACGCCGGAGATCGCCCGGGAGGAGGGGGCGATCGTCGTCACGCCCGACCGGCGGGGATACGGGGCCGCCTACAAGTACGGTTTCGAGCGCGCTCGCGGCGAGTACATCGCTATGGGCGACGCCGACACCACCTATGACTTCGGCGAGTTGCCGGCGCTCTACCGGTTGCTCCTCGAGGCGGAGGCGGACATGGTGCTCGGCAGCCGGTTCGCGGGCACGATCGAGCCCGGCGCGATGCCCTGGCTACACAGGCACGTCGGGAATCCGGTGTTGACGGCCTTCCTGAACCTCTTCTACGGTCTCGACGTGACCGACGCACACACCGGCTTCAGAGTGTTCAGAGCGGACGTACTGGAAGCACTCAGCCTCCGGAGCGACGGGATGGAGTTCGCAAGCGAGATGATCATGCAGGCCGGGGCGATCGGACTGGACGTCGTCGAGACGCCGATCACCTATCGTCCCCGGGTCGGCGAGACCAAGCTATCGACGTTCCGGGACGGGTGGCGTCACGTGCGGTTCATGCTGGTCAACGCGCCGGGGTACCTGTTCTCGCTGCCGGGGCTGGTCCTCGCGCTCTCGGGGATCGGCGTGCTGCTCGGAGCCCAGTTCGGCGTCGGACCCGATCCCGGACTGCTGGGACTGATCGTCGGCTCGCTGCTCGTCGTCGTCGGGTTCGTCGCGGTCAGTTTCGGCGTGTTCAGCGCGCAGGTCACCTCGCCGATACGCAAGCCCCGGGATCCGGTCACGCGGTGGGTCGAGCGTCACTTCGATCTCGAGGGGGGCGTCCTGTCCGGCATCGTGATGGCCGTCGCCGGCGTGCTCGCGCTCCTGCTCAGTCTCTTCGGGACGATCGCGCCCGGTAGTGGACCGCTCCCCACGCCAGCGGCGGTGTTGCTCGTGACGGTGATCGCGCTCGGCGTCGTCGTCGTCTTCGAGGCGTTCTTCTTCGCGACGGTCATCGAGACGCATCTGTTCGACGTCTCGGACGGGACCGAGTCGCACGCCGACGACGACTGATAGTGGTGGTTATCCGTTCAACGATATCTGGCACGACGGCGTGTCAGATCATTTCGAAATGGTATCGCCACCAGTACGATCACCTCGCCGAGACGCGGGTCGTGAACTGCAGCACGTCGTCCGGCGTGTCGCTCGCCGTGCGCCCCTCGTACAGCGAGATCCGCACCTGCTTGCTCCCGGGCGAGGACGGCGCGAACGACAGCCGCTCGCGCCACTCCCGGTCGGGACCGAGGCGAATCGATCTGGTCACCTCGGTCCGGTTGTCGAGTTCGAGAGTCACGGTGTAGGTCCGCTCGGCGTCGAAGTGATTGACGACGCCGACCTCGACCGTCGCCGTCTCGTTGACGAACAGTTCAGTCGGATAGCCGCCGGCTTCGCCGCCGGGCCCGAGGACGTAGAACTCCGTGTACTCGCCGCTCCGGTCGGCCGTCCCGAGCGTGTAGACCCCGGCCGCCGTCCCGACCAGCAGTGCGACTGTCAGTCCGACGAGCAACGCCCGGCCGGCGAGCGGCGTCTGCGTGTCGTCCATC
It contains:
- a CDS encoding glycosyltransferase encodes the protein MTDPNTPIDDLDIAVAHDQLWEFGGAERVALRIGDALNAPVVTPAAGAQARAAAADRGVALRTFADEKYDRFGVLTRSGLKELSLVFDWQTAPLREFDLVVSSGWASRQYRTTDGQYLLNYCHSPYRPANDLLADTLERLPTPARVVARLYLTAIDLLDGRSADRVDAFLANSDLVRERIRRYYRREATVVYPPVDLPDMDGSDGGGRESDSPQDGDPDERDPYFLFVGRLVPEKRPELVLEAFARSGRPLKVVGASTGSIGSADIGHDAPPNVEFLGTVSERRKVELLAGAAGVVYVPVREDFGLVPIEALAVGTPVVTVPEGFPGRVIEDGRTGVVVEPTVEGVADGVERLAATTFDRATLRAAAEPFGADRFERRLRRAVETFASAPETYQLADEPLLSQDLEDVEPDDHDGRGGTENEDGQ
- a CDS encoding glycosyltransferase, translating into MRVLQTPVRFAPSIGGVETYVHSLSRALVEAGHEVSVVCADPDVDAPALETVDGIEVHRLRTTGRIANTDLTPGLPVALLRELRRADVVHTHLPTPWSADVSAFLGHLADRPVVVTYHNDIVGTGLADRVARLYNRTVLRATLRTADRILITQPAYLGRSPHLEPFAGKVRVVSNGVDTDLFAPGDVPPDRQRELGFDPDGRNVFFLSVLDEFHAYKGLDVLLAALASDALSEPPRLVVGGDGDARDGYEQRAERLGIADRVAFAGRLSTTELVDAYNAADTFVLPSTDGDQEGFGLVLLEALSCGVPVVCTDVVGVAEDVRDHDLGAVVEPGDERALAEAIGTVLGRETFDAAAARSLCQERYSWRSKAAEIVEIYEEIGAGTERRGER
- a CDS encoding glycosyltransferase family 2 protein, whose product is MTGDQQAESGEDAGSAGDTTDPDAVSFLGPDSEVTPVLSVVIPTMDEEDGIRPTLESLREGVAQLGVPTEVIVADSSSDRTPEIAREEGAIVVTPDRRGYGAAYKYGFERARGEYIAMGDADTTYDFGELPALYRLLLEAEADMVLGSRFAGTIEPGAMPWLHRHVGNPVLTAFLNLFYGLDVTDAHTGFRVFRADVLEALSLRSDGMEFASEMIMQAGAIGLDVVETPITYRPRVGETKLSTFRDGWRHVRFMLVNAPGYLFSLPGLVLALSGIGVLLGAQFGVGPDPGLLGLIVGSLLVVVGFVAVSFGVFSAQVTSPIRKPRDPVTRWVERHFDLEGGVLSGIVMAVAGVLALLLSLFGTIAPGSGPLPTPAAVLLVTVIALGVVVVFEAFFFATVIETHLFDVSDGTESHADDD
- a CDS encoding DUF1616 domain-containing protein → MDDTQTPLAGRALLVGLTVALLVGTAAGVYTLGTADRSGEYTEFYVLGPGGEAGGYPTELFVNETATVEVGVVNHFDAERTYTVTLELDNRTEVTRSIRLGPDREWRERLSFAPSSPGSKQVRISLYEGRTASDTPDDVLQFTTRVSAR